The Solirubrobacter pauli sequence ATCACGCCGCCGAAGGCCGACAGCGGGTCGCACGCGAACGCCGCGTGGTAGGCCTCGACGACCGAGCCGCCGACCGCCACGCCGCACGGCGTGTTGTGCTTGATGATCACGCACGCCGGCAGCTCGAACTCCTCCATCAGCAGCCGCGCGGAGTTCAGGTCCAGCACGTTGTTGAAGGACAGCTCCTTGCCGCCGAGCTGCTTGACCATCGAGAGCACGTGCATGCGCGCGCCCGAGTCCGCGTAGTACGCCGCGCGCTGGTGCGGGTTCTCGCCGTACGAGAGGTCGGTGACCTTCTCGTAGGCGGTCATCATCAGGGGCGCGAAGTCGTCCGCCTGCTTCTCGACGAACCAGCGCGAGATCGCGCTGTCGTAGCGGGCCGTGTACGAGAACGCCTCGGCCGCCAGCGACTCGCGCGTGCCCAGCGAGAGCTTGCCCTGGCCGTCCTTGAGCTCCTGCAGCACGGCGTCGTAGGACGCCGGGTTGACGACCACCGCGGAGAACGGGAAGTTCTTCGCCGCGGCGCGGATCATCGTCGGGCCGCCGATGTCGACGTTCTCGATCACCTCGTGGTCCGTGACGCCGCGGCGGCGCGCCGTGGCCTCGAACGGGTAGAGGTTCACGCACACCAGGTCGACGAACTCGATCTCGTGCTCGGTCGCCGTCGCCATGTGCTGCTGGTTGTCGCGCAGCGCGAGCACGCCCGCGTACAGCCGCGGGTGGAGCGTCTTGACGCGGCCGTCCATGATCTCGGGGAAGCCGGTGAAGTCCTCGATCCCGCGGACCTCGAGCCCGGCCTCGCGCAGCGCGGCGGCGGTGCCGCCGGTGGAGATGAGCTCGACGCCGAGCGCCGCGAGCCCCTTCGCGAACTCGACCACACCGGTCTTGTCGGAGACCGAGAGCAGCGCGCGCTGCACCCGGACCTCACCGCGCTGGACGATGGCCTCCATGGGACGATTCATTGAACCTCGACTGAGATGCGGCGGGGGTGTTCAGGATCGGGGCGGACGGCGCCGCGGGCGATCAGGGCGACCGCGGACGTCAGCAGGTCGTGCTCGACCGGATGGAGCCGGGCGCGGATCTCGTCCGCGTCCGTCACGTCCGGCAGCTCGAGCGCGCGTTGCAGGATGACAGGCCCGGAATCCACGCCCTCGTCGACGAAGTGGACGGTGACGCCGAACACCTTCACGCCGTACGCCAGGGCCTGCTCGACCGCGCGGATGCCCGGGAACGCCGGCAGCAGCGCCGGGTGGACGTTGATGACCCGCTGCGGGAACGCGGCGAGGAACGTGGGCGTGACGATCTGCATGTAGCCGGCGAGGACGACGAGCTCCACGCCCTCCGAGCGCAGCCACTGCGCCATCGCCGTGTCCCGCGCCTCGCGGTCCGGGAAGTCGGCTCCCGGGAAGGTGGCCGTCGCGATCCCGAGCGCCTCCGCGCGCGCCAGGGCCCGCGCGCCCGGCTTGTCCGAGCCGACGGCGACGACGTCGGCCTCGCGGCCGTGCACGCGGTCGAGGATGGCCTGGAGGTTGGAGCCGGTGCCCGACGCGAGGACCCCGACGCGGAAGCGGTCGGTCATGAGGCCGATCAGTATGGGGCGCTCACGCGACCGCCAGCTTGGGGAAGCGGTCGCCCTCCGCGCGTAGCTGCCCGGTCTCCAGCAGCGTGTCTATCGCTGCCAGCACATCCTCCGCGCGCCGGTCCCGATACGCCCCGTAGAACGGCAGGCCGTCGTAGGAGTGCTTGGCGATGCCCTTCGTGCGCGCGCCGCGCAGCACCTCGACGCAGCGCCCGCGCCCGACCCGCGGCTGCGCCGCCGCGACCACCTGCAGGATCGCGCCTTCGAGGTCGGCCGACGGCGCGAGCGTCGACTGCCGCGCCAGCCGCTCCGGGACGGGCGGGACGAGCGCCGGATCGCACACGTCGCAGCACGCGCCCTCCCGCGCCAGCACCGCCCGGTCGCCGAAGTGGCGCAGGATGCCCTGCCGCCGGCAGCCCTCGCTCTCGACCCACGCCCACACGGCGCGGTACTGGCGCCAGCGCTGCCGCGTGCCCTCCTGCGTCGCCGCGCGGCACGCGGCCAGCGTGGCGCGGTCCCAGACGCCGACGATCCGGCCCGCGACCCGGTCCGGCCCCGACGGCGCCGGCTGGACCACGCCGGCCCGCGCCATGTAGCCGACGATCGCCCGGACCGCCTCCTCGTCGCCCTCGGCCTGTGCCAGGTCGTTCATGTGCAGGTTGAAGCGCGGCGGCGACCCTTCCGCCGACCGCACGATCGTCCGTGCGACGTGCTTGAGCTGGTCGTCGTCGATCTCCGCGCGCTCGATGAAGAACACGTGCAGGCCCTTGTCGCGTTCGGTCGAGAACAGCAGCGCGCGCGCCGGCCGCCCGTCCCGCCCCGCACGGCCCGCCTCCTGGTAGTAGGCCTCGATCGACGACGGCACCGACTCGTGGCAGACCGTACGCACGTCGGCCTTGTCCACGCCCATCCCGAACGCGTTGGTGGCGACCACCACGGGCGCCGAGCCGTCCATGAAGCGCCGCTGCACGTCCGCGCGCACGTCCCGCGGCAGCCCCGCGTGGTAGGCGACCACCTCCACGCCCAGCTCGTAGCCGAGCCGATCCGACAGCCGCTCGCACTCCGCCCGGGTTCCGGCGTAGACGATCGCCGGCAGCGCGTCCGGCTCACCCAGCACGGCGGCGATCCGCTCGCCCACCGCCTCCTTGCGCGCGCACGGCACGACCGCGAAGGAGAGGTTCGGCCGGTCGAACCCCGTCGCCACGTGCACCGGCTCGCGCAGCCCGAGCCGCACGACGATGTCCCGCGCCACCTCGGGCGTGGCCGTGGCGGTGGACGCGATGATCGCCTCGGCGCCGAGCCAGCGCGCGGCGTCCGCCAAGCGGAAGTAGTCGGGCCGGAAGTCGTGCCCCCATTGGGACACGCAGTGCGCCTCGTCGACCACGAACAGGCCGATCCGCGCCTCCCGCAGGCGCTCGAGGAAGCCGGGTGAGGAGAAGCGCTCCGGCGCGACGTACAGCACCCGCACCCGGCCGGAGATCGCCCCGTCCAGCGCGCGCCGGTTCGCCGCCGCGTCCTGCTGGCCATTGACCAGCGCCACCCGCCCCGGCGCGACCGCCTCCAGCGCCTCCACTTGGTCCTGCATCAGCGAGACCAGCGGCGACACGACCAGCGTCAGGTCCGACCGCAGCAGCGCCGGCAGCTGGTAGCAGAGCGACTTGCCCGAGCCGGTGGGCATGACCACCAGGACGTCCCGGCCGTCACGGGCCGCGACCACCGCCTCGCGCTGCCCGGGCCGGAAGCCCGGGAAGCCGAACGCGTCCCGCAGCGCGGAGTCCACGTCCGGAGACGACAACACCGGCACCGCCGGCACCCGCCCGTCCGCCTCGCCCAGGTCGAACCCGAGCTGTGGAGGCGGAGGCGGATCTTCAAGCCAGGCGAGCGACATCCGGACCGGCGACATTAGCCCCCGCACCGGACGCTTCCCCGCTCATTGCGCAGTTTTGTTGCAGACTGCGCGCGTCTAGCTACGAACGAGCGGCAGCGCGTGCTCGAAGGCGTCCTTGGCGGACTCCCCCACGAGCGGGTAGACGCCGGAGAAGCAGGCGTCGCAGTGCGCCTCGCGCTCTCCGTCGATCGCCTCGTACACGCCTTCCAGCGACAGGTACGCGAGCGAGTCGGCGCCCAGCTCGGCGGCCACCTCGGCCTCCGTGCGGTTGTGGGCGATCATCTCCTCGCGCGTCGACATGTCGATGCCGTAGTGGCACGGGTGCTTGATCGGCGGCGCGGAGATGCGCATGTGCACCTCGGTGGCGCCCGCGTCACGCAACATCTGGACGATCTGCCGCGTCGTGTTGCCGCGCACGATCGAGTCGTCCACGACGACGATGCGCTTGCCCGCGACCACCTCGGGCAGCGGGTTGAACTTCAGCCGCAGGCCGTGCTTGCGCAGCTCCTGGCCGGGCTGGATGAAGGTGCGGGCGACGTAGCGGTTCTTGATCAGGCCGTCGTCCTGCGGGAGGCCGGAGGCGCGCGCGAAGCCGCGGGCCGCGGGCCCGCCCGAGTCCGGCACGGGGATCACCAGGTCGGCCTCGACCGGCGCTTCGCGGGCGAGGATCTCGCCCATCCGACCGCGGGAGACCTGGATGACCCGGCCGCCCAGACGCGAGTCCGGGCGGGCGAAGTAGATGTGCTCGAAGACGCACAGCGCCGACCGCGGCGACTCGACCGCCTGGCGCGTCTGGAGGCCCTTCTCGGTGATCGAGACGACCTCGCCCGGCTGGACGTCACGCAGGAACTTCGCGCCGATGATGTCGAACGCGCACGACTCGGAGGCCACGCAGTACGTGTCGCCGATCATGCCGAGCGACAGCGGGCGCAGGCCGAGCGGGTCACGGAAGGCGACCACGCGGTCCTTGGTCATCACGACGGTCGAGTAGGCGCCCTCGACGCGCTGGAGCACGTCGACGACGGCGTCCTCGATCGTGTCGGCCTCGTGCGTGGACAGCAGCGCGGCGATGATCTCGGAGTCCGACGTCGAGCGGAACGTGACGCCGGCCTGGCGCAGCTCCGTGTGCAGCTCGACGACGTTGACCAGGTTGCCGTTGTGCGCCAGCGCGATCTCGCGCTTGTCCGAGCGCCAGACGGGCTGCGTGTTCTCCCACGAGTTCGCGCCCGTGGTCGAGTAGCGGACGTGGCCGAGCGCCATGTCGCCCTGCAGGGCGCGCAGCTTGGACTCGTCGAACACCTGATTGACCAGGCCCTGGTCGCGCATGGCCATGATGTGGCCACCCTGCTGCGTCGCGATGCCGGCAGATTCCTGCCCGCGGTGCTGCAACGCGTACAGCGCGAAGTACGTCAGGCGCGAGACTTCGCGGCCTGGCGCAACGATTCCGAAGACGCCACACTCATCGCGCGGGCCATCACGGTCATCCAAGAAAGATTCAGAGGCAGGCACTGGGGTCCGGTCGGCGGGGATGGACCTTGCGCTCTGAGGCTAGCAACCGCGACGGCGTCCGATGGTCAAGAAAAGGCTAGGCTCCATTGACCTTTCGTCGTTGTTGGCGTGGCCACGCACAACGACCAGTCCGAACCAGGAACGGGATAACCATGGCCACCGACGCACCTGTCCAGATCCCTCGTCAGCGCATCTCCGAGCTGATCGAGCGTGAGGAGAAGCAGCTCAACGAGCGCACCCAGCGCTCCAACGAGATGTACCAGCGCGCCCAGGTCCACCTGTCCGGCGGCGTCGCGTCGTCGTACCAGCTGCGCGACCCCTGGCCGATCTACCTCGAGCGCGGGTCCGGCCCGAAGGTCTGGGACGTCGACGGCAACGAGATGTGGGACTTCCACAACGGGTTCGGCTCGATGGTCCAGGGCCACGCCCACCCGGCGATCGGCGCGGCGATCAACGCCCGCTACTCGTCCGGCACGCACTTCGCCGCGCCGACCGAGGACGCGATCGCGGTCGGCGACGAGCTCGCGCGCCGCTGGGGCCTGCCGAAGTGGCGCTTCACGAACTCCGGCTCGGAGTCCACGATGGACGCGATCCGGATCGCGCGCGGCACCACGGGTCGAGAGACCGTCGTGAAGATCTTCGGCTCCTATCACGGCCACCACGAC is a genomic window containing:
- the purF gene encoding amidophosphoribosyltransferase; amino-acid sequence: MPASESFLDDRDGPRDECGVFGIVAPGREVSRLTYFALYALQHRGQESAGIATQQGGHIMAMRDQGLVNQVFDESKLRALQGDMALGHVRYSTTGANSWENTQPVWRSDKREIALAHNGNLVNVVELHTELRQAGVTFRSTSDSEIIAALLSTHEADTIEDAVVDVLQRVEGAYSTVVMTKDRVVAFRDPLGLRPLSLGMIGDTYCVASESCAFDIIGAKFLRDVQPGEVVSITEKGLQTRQAVESPRSALCVFEHIYFARPDSRLGGRVIQVSRGRMGEILAREAPVEADLVIPVPDSGGPAARGFARASGLPQDDGLIKNRYVARTFIQPGQELRKHGLRLKFNPLPEVVAGKRIVVVDDSIVRGNTTRQIVQMLRDAGATEVHMRISAPPIKHPCHYGIDMSTREEMIAHNRTEAEVAAELGADSLAYLSLEGVYEAIDGEREAHCDACFSGVYPLVGESAKDAFEHALPLVRS
- the purH gene encoding bifunctional phosphoribosylaminoimidazolecarboxamide formyltransferase/IMP cyclohydrolase, which produces MEAIVQRGEVRVQRALLSVSDKTGVVEFAKGLAALGVELISTGGTAAALREAGLEVRGIEDFTGFPEIMDGRVKTLHPRLYAGVLALRDNQQHMATATEHEIEFVDLVCVNLYPFEATARRRGVTDHEVIENVDIGGPTMIRAAAKNFPFSAVVVNPASYDAVLQELKDGQGKLSLGTRESLAAEAFSYTARYDSAISRWFVEKQADDFAPLMMTAYEKVTDLSYGENPHQRAAYYADSGARMHVLSMVKQLGGKELSFNNVLDLNSARLLMEEFELPACVIIKHNTPCGVAVGGSVVEAYHAAFACDPLSAFGGVIAVNKPVDKQFAEALLKQFCEVILAPQFTPEALELLATKPNMRILEDGERRRQNIAERDYKRVMGGLLVQDRDMGLEDRTEMQVVTERKPTEAEWGEMLFAWKVCKHVRSNAIVLSNDLASVGIGAGQMSRVDSVRLAIEKAGIAGSSLRGAAMASDAFFPFPDGPQLGIDAGVTAIIQPGGSVRDHEVVEAADAAGISMVFTHRRHFKH
- a CDS encoding RecQ family ATP-dependent DNA helicase; this translates as MSLAWLEDPPPPPQLGFDLGEADGRVPAVPVLSSPDVDSALRDAFGFPGFRPGQREAVVAARDGRDVLVVMPTGSGKSLCYQLPALLRSDLTLVVSPLVSLMQDQVEALEAVAPGRVALVNGQQDAAANRRALDGAISGRVRVLYVAPERFSSPGFLERLREARIGLFVVDEAHCVSQWGHDFRPDYFRLADAARWLGAEAIIASTATATPEVARDIVVRLGLREPVHVATGFDRPNLSFAVVPCARKEAVGERIAAVLGEPDALPAIVYAGTRAECERLSDRLGYELGVEVVAYHAGLPRDVRADVQRRFMDGSAPVVVATNAFGMGVDKADVRTVCHESVPSSIEAYYQEAGRAGRDGRPARALLFSTERDKGLHVFFIERAEIDDDQLKHVARTIVRSAEGSPPRFNLHMNDLAQAEGDEEAVRAIVGYMARAGVVQPAPSGPDRVAGRIVGVWDRATLAACRAATQEGTRQRWRQYRAVWAWVESEGCRRQGILRHFGDRAVLAREGACCDVCDPALVPPVPERLARQSTLAPSADLEGAILQVVAAAQPRVGRGRCVEVLRGARTKGIAKHSYDGLPFYGAYRDRRAEDVLAAIDTLLETGQLRAEGDRFPKLAVA
- the purN gene encoding phosphoribosylglycinamide formyltransferase, translating into MTDRFRVGVLASGTGSNLQAILDRVHGREADVVAVGSDKPGARALARAEALGIATATFPGADFPDREARDTAMAQWLRSEGVELVVLAGYMQIVTPTFLAAFPQRVINVHPALLPAFPGIRAVEQALAYGVKVFGVTVHFVDEGVDSGPVILQRALELPDVTDADEIRARLHPVEHDLLTSAVALIARGAVRPDPEHPRRISVEVQ